The genome window CCGCTATGAAATTGACTCAGCTCTTGGATCCGATGCGTGAGTTTAGTCCATATCTCGTATGTCTTGTTATTACGCTCAACTCACATATCCCGCTCAGTGCCAGTTTTATGTACCCGGACTCGGTGACGGCGAGCATTCTTGAGTACAGAACTATTCAGGGAAGAACATATCACAGCGATCGCTATGCTAGTGAATATGTTATGCCGAATGAcgagcagcagcttcaatCGGTTGACATCTCTCATCACTACCTCACCATCCTGCTAGATAACAACCTCTTCTTGGCGCCCATACCGCCTCATGTTCAGAGAGTTCTCGATGTCGGAACTGGTTCTGGAATATGGGCAATGCAAGTTTCCCTTCCCACGTCTCTCTTCAATTGACTGACACGTCTTCAGAGACTTTGCAGATGCATATCCAAGTGCGCAAGTAATCGGCTCAGACCTCTCACCCACGCAGCCCGAATGGGTCCCTCCAAACGTTCACTTTGAGATCGCAGATGCAACTCTCACCTGGCCTTGGAAAGACAACTACTTTGACTTCATCCACATCCGCTACCTGTTTGGATCAGTCCAAGACTGGCCCGCCCTCTTTCAAGAAGCATATCGCTGCTGTGCACCCGGTGGCTGGGTCCAATCATGCGAGGCTGACATACACTTCTACTCCGATGACGGAACGACGGACAGCGAGCCTGCACTCCAGAAGTGGGCGGATCTGTACGAGAGAGGCGGCGCGGAAACGGGGAGGACGTTTTTTCTTCAGCAGGAGGCGCTGCAGGAGAGAAGTATCACAGAGGCTGGCTTCACGGATGTCAGGATATTTGATTACAAGGTACGACGATGGATTTGTTTGAGGTGATACCTGCTAACAATGTTTGGGCTGCAGCTACCCGTGGGAGGATGGACCAATAATCGGAAGCTCTCTGAGCTGGGCGAGTACGTCAGGTTGACTTTGGAAAACGATCTCGAGGGTATGTCTACGCCGTCGCATTTTCTCGTTCGCTTGCTGACTCGTCGTCGTAGGATACACGCTGTATCTTTGGCATAACGTGCTGAACTGGCCGAGGGAGGAATACCCGCAGTTTCTTGCGGCGATGCGAAAAGTAATCGGTAATCGGAGGGTTCATGGATACATGATGGTGCGGTACGTTTACGCGCGGAAGCCATGAAACGACGAAGTATCAACGAATGAATGAGACGAGTGATGAGAACATTGGGCGGACGGGCGAGCACATAGAGCGCGAAGGTCGTGGGTACATGGGAACCACGGAGTGCGTGGGTTTGTTTATCTCAGAGACCAAAGGCGTATTTCGGACAGGTCTCTTGGGAGAATATTTAATCGGTAGGACATTTGGGAATAGACATGCACTCAAGCAAGACTTGTGCACATCAACGCGACGTGACGGCAGCGTTGGGCAGTGTTCCCTAGCCATCGCGCAAATGCTTCAGTTACCACAGCAACACACGTAAACATcacagcttcttcctcactcCCAGGGCAAGCCCCAGCAAGCAACGAAAAAGAGAAGTAGAAAACACGCCTGTCAGACGTCCATCAACACCCACCCCGACCGCGCGCCCGAAGGCAAGACCGCAATCAGggtcgagatcatcaaaTACAACCATCTCTATACAGCCACTCGCAGTAAAGCAGGCGACCGCCATCCTTGCGGACAGATCGAGAGGACCAAAGGTATTCACTCTAGGGTGTCGAGGATATGCACTCATCAACCAGGGTGGGATCTGTGGCTCTTTTAGGGAACCAAGAGAAGGTCGAATACTATAGAAATGATTCTCTGAAGTATTGTcgacatgaagaagaaaagaagaaaaaaagtcCAAAAGGTTGGAGGGAAGGCGCGCTTTTATAGAGAGGCTGTGGGGCGCGGGATCACCTGGGCTTCACCGCCTAAAAGTTGCTGGCAgaattcttttttttttttttgagcCGCAGGGTTTTGAGAAATGTGGAGATTCTGATTGGTTGATGGATTGTGGATTGGTGATCCACTGCAGACGACTCTGAGCTGCGCAGCGAATCACAGCAAGGAAAGAGTGGATGCAGTGATTTTTTCTGCACGATGGGAGAGCTTCGATTTTTTTTTGAAGTGGATCACTTCAGAGGTTTGCGCCGAAATTGATATCAAATGCGGAAGCAGAATGCGACTGCATGAATCATTGCGCCGAGATGGGAGGCCATGCTTGACTCTGTGATGCCTTTGAGACTTGGGTTGGAACGGATTTCGGACTTGGTCTTATGTAGTGCTGTCTAGATGTGTAGCATCTGCCTCGAGATATGCATGCACTTCACATTTTTACCATCTAGTTCTTGCTCACGCAGGCGCATTCATTGTCGCTGTACGCTGAGTGCGTCGTCTTGTTCGCTGCTTGTGCACAGGCGAACATCCTTCTCTTGCGGTGTCTCTCCTTGATCTACTAAATTTTGAACCGAGTACAGCTTTATCCTGGAACAGTCACGGAAATAAAAACATCTACTTGAGACAGGATTTCATAAACTGGTGTTGAGTCGCAAAGCAAGGTGTTGCTGAGATGACTTCTGGCTTGTCCTCTCTACCCTGCAGTGCCTGTGCTCGAGAGAAGCGCTCAGGCCAGGAAACAACAATATAATGTGAGCATACGATTTCCAGCAAATGCTCATGAGCTTCCTGGTGCATCTATAAAACTTCGAATTTAAGTTATGAGATCGCTGAACGTCAGCGGCTAATCGGACACAACATTACAAACTCTCATCGCGATCTCTGTACAAAGCTTCCCTCTCGATCCACCGTCTAACCTCCTCTCCAACCAGCCCATCCAAACTCCCCTCACCACTCTTCACAACTTCTCTCACCTGCGAACTGCTCACATCGCCATCGCCTTCCCTTCCCTCAACCAACTCCACCCTCTCAACCCAAGCCTCTTCACCTCCAACATCCCTCACCCTCTCCTTCGTCAACCACGCTCTCTGCTCATCGACTCCTCCCCACGTCTCATCCGGCCTTGTCGTAACTCTCACCTTGCACTTCTCGAAGAATGGTCCCAGTGCGCTTTGAATTCCTTCGCCGTAGTATTTTGGATTAAAAATGCGGACTATCGTGTCAAAGCCCGCGAGGAACGTCTGTGTTGGTTGATCTCCATCTTGTGTAGCATAAAACCCTGACTCCGCTATCGCTTTCGCCTTATCGTGAAAGAAAGGCATCGTCGTAACCGCAACATCGATCTCTACACCTTCATCAAGTAACTCCCGTCCCATCGCTTCCATCATACTCAATCTGATAGGAAAACTCGCCGGCTTCGGCGCCTTATCAGCATTATTCACCGAAAGAAGcaacatcaacctcttctccccttctAATCTCAACGCAGAACGTGCCATGCTTGCGTGCGCTAACGTTGGCGGATTGAAGCTTGAGTCTAGAATCACAAGATTCTGTAGCGGGCGGGTTGGTCGGCGCGGCGCGGGGACATTGGAAGTGTGGGGTAGAGTGCAGAGGATGCGGAGTGAGTCTTGAGATGATTGGAAGGATGTGAGAGCTCGGGAGAATGATGCGACGAGTGATCGAGCTTCTATTAAAGGCATTTTGGGGTTTGGTGAGTCTTTGGTGCTCATTGTGTGGTGATGTGAGGGAGGAGGTTGTAAGTTGTGAGATCAAGCAGTGCGGCGACGTGGGGCAGCGATTGACCCGGGTGAGTAAGAGGGTATCGCTCATTATTGAGGACTACATAGACAGCATGGTTGTACTAAAGTTCCTTTAGAAGTGAAGATATTTGTTGATATTCCAGAAATCGCTGATCCGATAAAGTTTCCGTTTTGCAAACTCAAGTCGCCTTCAAAATGAAATGGTTCCACATCGGACATATTGCACACCATGACCTCCCAAGCCTCTCTCTCTTAAGACCAACCCCAAACCCTGGCCATCTGTAGCCTCATCGTCCCTGTCTTGGCCGGACGAGGCACTATCGCCACTATTGCCAGGGCAGGAGAGCTATCCTAATCACCTTAGCTACGATGCTAGCTCAGAAGCGGTGATTCGCTTGTTGTGGTCCCATTCAAGGAGGCGCAACAGGATCTGTACGAGATCGTGGCTGGGATTTAACTTGTCCAAGTTGCGTGGGTGGGTGGCCAAGCggcttcctcgtcttctgcAGTGAAACAGGGCCGATGTTGTCCAGTGCATCTCGGCCTGAATTCTGATCGACAAGGGCCTTCATTTCCTCGACATTAGCTGGCTGACTGGGATAGCCATATGTAAATGGCGGAGGGAGGTGCTGGTCTCCCATGACCTCGCTGCATGGCCCGATGGGAAGTTGTCGGGGACTTTATATATATGAGTAGTCGCCGAGATCGCTGATAGTCCTTCTCCACGTTCTAATCTTGCCTGTCTGAGTTAACTAGAATGGACGTCGCACGTTGATATATGGACTGGAAAACTAGTTCAAGAGGATGCCAGGACCGCAGGCTTTGGGAAGTTTGACCACGACCAGCCGCAATCTTGTCCATGCCGAGGCCACGATGACCCAGGATTGATGGTAACATCATTGATAGAGTGGCCCAATGCTGGTCAGACGTAGCTCGTTTCCCAAGATCGACCGCAGACTTGGAAGAGGATGAAATGCGTTTCAGATTAGCCATCACCTCATGCAACGCATATTCCCCAGAAAGCGAGTTGTTCAGATTTGGCTCGTTGCTTGCATCGCCAACACCTCTCTCACTATCAACGATAACAATTTTAGGAGAAGAGTCTTATTTACTCCTAATCATCCACAAGACAGTTGTAGTTTTCTCAAACAAATAAACAAATGTACCGTGGACTCTATGTTTCCGTAACTCCTTCGAGTTCTCTAACAGCGGCAGCTTCCTTCTTCGTCTTAAGAGCACTCCACGGGATTTCACTTATCATCATGCTGGCGATCTGGGCACGGCGTCATGAAATGCAAGAATTGATATTCATGCCAGAGATGGAACCATATCCAGTTTCGTAGGAAGTGTATCAAAACCATGTACAATGCGCTAACCTTGACAGATGTCTTGCGAGGGACTTTGAATGGTGCTCTTTGTCGACTATTATTGCGGTTTCCGAAATTGCTCCCGTGGAGAAGCTGGGTATGAATGTCGAATCTGCGAGTTCAGTTTGGCGGAGAAAAAATGACTCGTGGACAAATCCCACGGAGTCTAGGTTCGATTACCGTCAGGACTCCTCCACTTGAGATgcttgatgagcttcagTGAATAAAACTTCCTTGAATGAGCCTGCCATCTATATAAGAATGGCCTGAGCACATCGGTTGAGCGGACTTCCGCAGTACTTGACGATTTTCCCCTTTGACTGTAAAGTTGTTCGGAATTGAATTCTTGTGGTAGGACCTGGTCTAACCTACCAATAATTCGGAACTGACCGCCCATAATGCGAATAGTGCTGCTTCTCTCCTGAGGTGCAGTCCCGTACTGTTTTTGCAAGGTGTCGAGGTCCACCTCTCCACGGCAAAATGAGTGTTCGGCAAGTCCTGGGACAGTTAGGCTAACAAATATCTAGTAACTGCTTCTCTATGGCCGGTAAATGCTATCGCTCTGAACAGGTGAGTCCGCATGCTGTTATTAAGAATTCTGCAAGCGAGTGAGCAGTTCTCGAGGTCCTGCACCTGTAGGTGACCTCCGATCTCTCCTAAGATCTCTAAAGGGAGGGAAATCGAAGCCAGGGAAGAAGTGGCGAAGGGGTTGGGCAGTCTCCTAAAATATTTGTAATGCATCATGGACAGAGGTCCCTGACAGAAGGGGTTGGATCGGAGGGCAGATTCTCATGGTTCACGTATGACGTACTTGGGGACCTCTTCAGTTGGAGAGAACGCAGGAGGTTCATCAACGGCGTCAATGGGAGACTCGAGAGCTAGGGACTGCTCCCGTGGAAACCCTGTTGCCCCATGTCCTCTCTACTTTGCCagtctatatatatatgGCGAGGAAGCAAAAGTGAAGGTGTAGGTCCTCGGGGGAAAGTTTCGCAGTGACAATACGCTTCTAGTCTTTGGTTACTCCTATCATCCCCCTTCAACTTGCTAGGAACATCGTCTGattgctgcttcttctgtttcGCCACCGGAAAATAGTTGAATATAGAACCTGCAGAAGGGTTCCTGATGTTCTCAGGCTTCCACTCTTCCTTTCGGTCCTTAATTGGCTTACGTAGTTCTGAGACAGCCAGGCCACGTCGATGACTTGTCGGATCCTACCTCGTTGATAGGGCAGCGATCTGTACTGTGAGGACCCCGGCGAGGTCGAGCCGCACACTCGTGCTATAAATCGAGAGTTTTGACGTATCGTGTGTGACTTTACTCTGAGCGGATTGCATCATTTGCTATGGTCCATACAGTATTCGATTTGCCGGCAAATCATCTGATATAGCGATCCAGTGGTGGGAACCTATTCTTGGTAATGGCAGCTTTGATACTGCCCCGATCAATAAGGACATGTTTACAACGGCTTCTGAACAGGTAGAAGAAAAATGATCGAGAGCATGCACTTCGCATCGGTTCCAAAGAGAGAACAAATTACCCGGAAAGCGATGGTGTGATAGGAGGCCCTGGCGTAAGACCTGCGTATTTGGCTTGAGGCGGTAATGAGGCCCTCTATCTCGGAAGGCTGGAGGTGCCTTCCGATCAGGAGGTGAACCTCGCGGGGGAGATCGACAAAGTCGGCGGGTGGCATGACTGTGAGAGCTATTCATGTAGTCTGCCTCTGGGTTGTTTGTGTGAAGTTCAACCGACATGGTGCTCACTTTTGTGATCCAAGCTTGTGAGAGCTCAACGCTTCGTGCAACAAGAGACGTCTGCACTTGTGCAGCGAAGGGGTTTGATGCACTTTCGCCTGACCCTAGATCATGTTCAACACCAAGCGAATGTTTGCGAGTGTCCGTATCTCCAGTGATATCAATATATATAACAAAAGATGGGTTGGTAAAGGCCTGTACGAGAGCATTGCCAGCAGTTGACGTCGAGCATATAACACCGGAGAAGGTTTACAGATAGAGTCGGCACGAATCCCAACCCTAACTATAGTCATCCTCAGAGATGTTCTGCCTCACTCCAGGCTCTACATAAGCATAGCCCTCGGCGAAGACAGTGGAAATAGTAAGAGAGTCGTTGAGGTATGCGACTCTATTGTCGCCAAGTAAGGAGAAGGGAAGGAGACTTAGATAGAGGAATGATTTAAATTTGATCAACTCATATCGGTTGGCATTGAGCTCTTGATCACAAATAGCATCCACATATGTCTAGTGATGAACGAGGACACCCTTATGTCCTATCGCAGGTTTGCGCTGACCTAGACGAATGAAATATCGCTCAGCATTTATAGCCTACTGACCCCCGCGATATATACAAGTCTGAGTTAGTGGAGCTGAGAGTTTCGCTGGAGTATACTTGCAGTGAAAAAGCTGTAGGTGACCCCGCTTAGGAAGGAGTTCTTTGCCTTGAAAGGGTTATAGAAGGGATCATACAGACCCAGCAGGTAGTCGTAGACACCCGGCGTGGGTCGTCATGTGAGTTCGCTGGATTGCCACCTGAGGGGGGGTAGGTATGCTGCCATGTCGTGGGGTGGATGAACGTAAGTGGGCGAGTTGGGCAACggatcttggtgttggtcttAAGGCAGTACCGGACGGTCTCGTCGAAGCAAGAAGCCCCGAAGATAT of Fusarium oxysporum Fo47 chromosome I, complete sequence contains these proteins:
- a CDS encoding S-adenosyl-L-methionine-dependent methyltransferase, coding for MTDQQLRDTPTATATPSPSFLTDSPPAAAPAAPSSPAPQAELIPAEDPEDTSDIDRYEIDSALGSDAASFMYPDSVTASILEYRTIQGRTYHSDRYASEYVMPNDEQQLQSVDISHHYLTILLDNNLFLAPIPPHVQRVLDVGTGSGIWAMQVSLPTDFADAYPSAQVIGSDLSPTQPEWVPPNVHFEIADATLTWPWKDNYFDFIHIRYLFGSVQDWPALFQEAYRCCAPGGWVQSCEADIHFYSDDGTTDSEPALQKWADLYERGGAETGRTFFLQQEALQERSITEAGFTDVRIFDYKLPVGGWTNNRKLSELGEYVRLTLENDLEGYTLYLWHNVLNWPREEYPQFLAAMRKVIGNRRVHGYMMVRHALKQDLCTSTRRDGSVGQCSLAIAQMLQLPQQHT
- a CDS encoding nicotinamide-nucleotide adenylyltransferase, with the translated sequence MSTKDSPNPKMPLIEARSLVASFSRALTSFQSSQDSLRILCTLPHTSNVPAPRRPTRPLQNLVILDSSFNPPTLAHASMARSALRLEGEKRLMLLLSVNNADKAPKPASFPIRLSMMEAMGRELLDEGVEIDVAVTTMPFFHDKAKAIAESGFYATQDGDQPTQTFLAGFDTIVRIFNPKYYGEGIQSALGPFFEKCKVRVTTRPDETWGGVDEQRAWLTKERVRDVGGEEAWVERVELVEGREGDGDVSSSQVREVVKSGEGSLDGLVGEEVRRWIEREALYRDRDESL
- a CDS encoding uncharacterized protein (expressed protein), encoding MGDQHLPPPFTYGYPSQPANVEEMKALVDQNSGRDALDNIGPVSLQKTRKPLGHPPTQLGQVKSQPRSRTDPVAPP